From the genome of Sediminibacter sp. Hel_I_10:
TACAGAGCCAAGTGCAGAGGTAGATGTCTATTGGGGCCTAGAGACCGAAACAGATTACAAGATGACCAAAGGTACGGGTTGGCTTGAAATTATGGGATGCGGTATGGTAGATCCTAACGTGCTAGAAAACTGTGGTATCGACTCTAAAGAATATTCTGGTTTTGCTTTTGGTATGGGGATAGATCGTATTGCCTTACTACTGCACCAAATTAGTGACATTAGATTATTAAGTGAAAACGATGTGCGTTTTCTAGAGCAATTTAAGAGCGTGCTCTAAAATTTGCGACTTTATAAATAGGTAAAAACCGATAGCTATCGGTTTTTTTTATTTAACATTCATTTAACTTCGATTGGTTCGGGGAAAACCGAACTAAGTTTAATTTTGCAAAACAGTATTGAAAATGGGATAGTGTTGGATAAAGAAAAACAAAGATTAGTAGAAAAATTGGGCGTCATGTTGGAGCAGAAAGAGCAATTGGCTCCAGTTGCGGCACGCATTTTATCCTTTATCATCTTAACGGGCAAAATCGGTACAACTTTCGAAGATTTAGTCTCTAATCTCTGCGCCAGCAAGAGTACAATTTCAACGCATTTAAATCATTTACAAGATTTAAAAAGGATCAACTATTTTACTAAAGCGGGTGATCGTAAAAAGTATTTTACCATTAATAACGACATGATTGTTCAAGGTATTGATGAGATGATGCGGTCTTGGGAGACACAAAAGGAATTGCATTCTGAAATAAAGATATACAAAGAAAAAGCTAATAAAAGTGTTACTGATCAAGGTTCAAAGTTTGATTTAGAATTTCACGATAATTATATAAAATTTTTGGAAGAGGCCACAGAATCGATTTCCAAGTTAAGATCAAAAATCACTAAAACCCACTAAATTACTCATACAATGAAAAAAAATAACCTCCATATTTTATCTTTATTCGTTTTGGTTGCCCTAGCGGTGAGCTGCGGAAGTAAGGATGAAAAGCCGTCTCAAGCGCCTCAAGGTCCTAAATCTTTTGAAGTCACTGAGATTCCAACAAAAACTGTTGTTGGTTACACCATGTTTCCAACCAGTATAGAGGGTATTGTCAATAGTGAGGTACGCGCTAAAATATCAGGATACATTACAGAGGTATTGGTAGACGAAGGTCAAAAAGTACGAAAGGGGCAAGTGCTATTTAAGTTAGAGACACAATCTCTTAACCAAGATGCCGCAGCCGCAAAAGCTAATGTCAATGCTGCTCAGGTGGAAGTAGATAAGTTGAAACCTTTGGTAGAGAAAGATATTATCAGTGAGGTTCAACTAGAAACCGCTAAGGCGCAGTTACAGCAAGCGCAAAGTGCCTATAGCGGCATTGCAGCAAATATAGATTATGGATCGATCAAGAGTCCTGTAGATGGTTATGTGGGAAGTATAAGATTGCGAAAAGGAGCTTTGGTAAGTCCGTCAAGTCAAGAGCCTTTAACTATAGTTTCAGACATTAGTAAAGTTTATGCCTATTTTTCTATGAATGAGAAAGAGTATCTCGATTTTATTCAAAATGCAGAGGGCGAGGGACTTGATGAGAAAATAGAGAAAATGCCAAAGGTAAGTTTGATATTAGCTAATGGAATGACTTACGAAAATGAAGGCAAGATTGAGACCATTAATTCTCAAATAGATATGAATACCGGTGCGATTACCTTTAGAGCTGTTTTTGAAAATAAGAACAGACTCCTTACAAATGGTAATAGCGGAAAGATAAAAGTTCCAAAAACCTATGATAACGCTATAATTGTTCCCAAAACCTCAACTTACGAGCAACAAGGAAGTACCTATGTGTATCAAGTAAACCCAGACAGTACCGCGGTATCTGCAGGTATTACTATTAAAGATGAAGTAGATGCTGTATATGTGATTTCCGAAGGTATTAAAGAAGGAGACCTCATTGTTGCAACCGGCATCTCAAAATTGAGAGGCGATACTAAAATTATCCCTAAGAAAGTACCTTTTGATAGTATTGCAAAACCTACTAAAACGGTATTTAGATAACCAACTGAAGTTTACGAAACCATGCTGAAATTATTTATAGAACGCCCAGTACTGTCTACAGTAATCTCCATAATCATTGTGATTTTAGGAGTGTTGGGACTTACGGCTTTACCAATAACTCAATATCCAGATATTGCGCCACCAACGGTTACCGTGAGTGCTACTTATCCTGGAGCTAACGCCGAAACCATTCTAGAAAGTGTGGTTATTCCTCTTGAAGAGCAAATTAATGGTGTAGAGGGAATGACCTATTTAACCTCTAGTGCATCAAATACAGGTGTTGCTTCAATTACGGTATTTTTTGATCAAGAAGTAGACCCAGATATTGCAGCGGTAAATGTTCAAAATCGAGTGGCGCGAGCAAACTCATTATTACCGCAAGCTGTTTTACAAACGGGTGTGACTACTCAAAAACAGCAGAACAGTGCGTTAATGTATATGTCATTTTACAGTTCCAATCCCGATTACGACGATACTTTTATTCAAAATTATTTAAAAATTAATGTCATTCCAGAACTCCAAAGAGTAAATGGTGTAGGAAATGTTAATGTATTTGGGTCTAAGGATTATGCAATGCGAATCTGGATCAAACCAGAAAAATTGGCGGCTTATGGTCTCATTCCATCAGATGTTACGGCGGCTCTAAATGAGCAAAGTTTGGAAGCAGCTGCAGGGTCTTTGGGGGAAAATGATGGCAAAGCCTTCAGTTATGTTATCAAATATAGTGGCCGATTTAAAACCGAATCACAATACAGTGATATTGTTATTAAGGCTTTAGGTGGTGGAAAATTTCTTCGACTAAAAGATGTTGCAGAAATTGAACTTGGTGCACAGTCTTATACTGGTGGTGGTGCAACCAAAGGAAATCCTGCGGTTAACTTAGGGATTTTTCAAACCAAAGGCTCAAACGCAAGAGATATTATTTTAGAGATTGAACAGCGTTTAGAGGAAATCAAAGCAGAATTACCTGCTGGAGTTGAAATATTTGTGCCTT
Proteins encoded in this window:
- a CDS encoding efflux RND transporter periplasmic adaptor subunit — its product is MKKNNLHILSLFVLVALAVSCGSKDEKPSQAPQGPKSFEVTEIPTKTVVGYTMFPTSIEGIVNSEVRAKISGYITEVLVDEGQKVRKGQVLFKLETQSLNQDAAAAKANVNAAQVEVDKLKPLVEKDIISEVQLETAKAQLQQAQSAYSGIAANIDYGSIKSPVDGYVGSIRLRKGALVSPSSQEPLTIVSDISKVYAYFSMNEKEYLDFIQNAEGEGLDEKIEKMPKVSLILANGMTYENEGKIETINSQIDMNTGAITFRAVFENKNRLLTNGNSGKIKVPKTYDNAIIVPKTSTYEQQGSTYVYQVNPDSTAVSAGITIKDEVDAVYVISEGIKEGDLIVATGISKLRGDTKIIPKKVPFDSIAKPTKTVFR
- a CDS encoding GbsR/MarR family transcriptional regulator, with the protein product MLEQKEQLAPVAARILSFIILTGKIGTTFEDLVSNLCASKSTISTHLNHLQDLKRINYFTKAGDRKKYFTINNDMIVQGIDEMMRSWETQKELHSEIKIYKEKANKSVTDQGSKFDLEFHDNYIKFLEEATESISKLRSKITKTH